In the genome of Bordetella avium, the window GACGCGCAGAAAAGCACCATGCTGCGCGTTGGCGGACAGGCTGAGGTCGAGCTCGATTTTTGAGCGGGTGGGCGGCTCAGGCGCTGGCGAGTTTCAGGCCCAGCAGGCCCGCAACAATGAGCAGCACGCTCAGAACGCGCAGTGCATTCAGCGTTTCGCCGAACAGCACGATGCCGGCTACGAAGGCGCCGATGGTGCCGATGCCGACCCATACGGCGTAAGCCGTACCCAAAGGCAGTGTTTTCATGGCGGTGGCTAGCAGCCAAAAGCTTCCCACCATGCCCAGTATCGTAATGAGCGATGGCCAGAGCCGTGTGAAACCTTCGGTGTACTTGAGCCCGACGGCCCAGACGACTTCGAGCAGGCCCGCAGAAACGAGGATAATCCAGGTCATGGCTGGTCTTTTTTGCAATAGTGGCGAAAGCCGCCAGAACAGAGAGGCTGTCCTCGTGAGGCGCTGCGGTATCCGCGATAGCGATGCGTGCCGACCCGAATGGATCTGGCAACGCCGGGCTGTCCCGGCGCGCAAAGATTATAAAATACGCTCCGGCCGGGGATGAAACCGGAATCTCCTGGCCAGGATGGCCTGTTCTGTTGGCAGGCCTCGCAACACTTGCGGACCGGTCCGCACACCCAGGAATCACTGTTATGCAACGCATTATGCTGCGGGCGAAGCTGCACCGCGTCACCGTCACCGAAGCCGACCTCCATTACGAAGGGTCTTGTGGCATCGACGAGGACCTGCTTGACGCTGCCGGCATGCGCGAGTTCGAACGCATCGAACTCTATAACGTCACCAATGGCGAGCGCTTTGACACCTATATCATCAAGGCCGCACGTGGCAGTGGCGCGATCTCCCTCAATGGCGCGGCGGCTCGCCGGGCTCAGGTCGGCGATCTGATGATCATCTGCACCTATGGCCCGATGTCGGAAGAAGAGTCCGCCACCCACAAACCTAAGGTGGTGCTGGTTGACGACGCCAATCGCGTCAAGGAAATCCGCAAGTTCCCCGCCTGACGGGGCCCCTGGCGCCATTAGGCGCCTTCTCATTTTCGATGTTTATCCCTTATGAGTTTTCAGGTCACCATCCAACCCAGTCAGCATCAATTTCAGATAGAGCCTGGGCAGACCGTGCTTGACGCGGCCTTGGCCGCAGGCATCGTGCTGCCTTACAGCTGTCGCACCGGCGCCTGCTCGACCTGCAAGGGGCGGGTGGTGGCGGGCGAGTTCGAGGCGGGCAATACGCCAGCTCAAATTTTGTCGCCCGAGCAACTGGCCGAGGGTTATACGCTGTTCTGCCAGGCGTATGCGCAGACCGATCTGGTGATCGAATCTACGGAAGTGCGCCTGGCTACTGACATCCAGATTCGCAAAATGCCATCGCGTGTGCAGACGATCACTCCGTTCGCACCGGATGTCGTTGAGATCAAGCTGCAATTGCCCGCTTCCGAGCAATTCCGGTATTACGCCGGGCAATACGTTGAGATCATTCTGAAAGACGGTCGGCGCCGCAGTTACTCCATGGCCGGTGCGCCGCACAAAGGCAGCCCGCTTGAGCTGCATATCCGTCACATGCCGGGTGGTGTGTTTACCGATCATGTTTTCGGGGCCGGAGCCACGCAGATGAAAGAACGCGAAATTTTGCGTCTTGAAGGTCCTTTCGGGTCTTTTTTCCTGCGAGAAGACTCCGATAAACCCATTGTGCTGCTGGCCAGCGGCACAGGTTTTGCGCCGGTCAAAGCCATTGTCGAGCATATGGCGCATAAGGAGATCCGGCGTCCGGTCACGCTTTATTGGGGCGGACGTCGTCCTCGGGATCTGTACATGAGCGAGCTGGCGCAGTCCTGGGCCGACACTCTGCCGGACTTCCGTTTCGTACCCGTGGTTTCCAATGCGCTTGAGGAAGACGCCTGGGCCGGCCGCACAGGCTTTGTGCATGAGGCGGTCATGCGGGATATTCCCGATCTTTCCGCTTACCAGGTTTATGCCTGCGGCACGCCGCTGATGGTGGATGCCGCCCGACGCGAATTCAGCACGCAATGCGGTTTGCCCGAAGCTGAGTTCTATGCGGATTCGTTCACTTCCGAGGCGGATCTGGCTGCCAAGGCCTGAGTCGCAACAAACGGCAATAGAAGCGATGCCGCTTCGGGGTGGTCAGCGGCTTGTTCCGCAGCGCTGTAAAGCCCGTGGGCCCGAGTCCGGCGTGACAGCCGGGGCGGGCCTTTTTCTTGCTTCGCCTGCCTGGCGGGTATAGGCGGGCGGGGCGCGGCAAGAGTAAACTGCTCAACCAGTATTTCAGCCGTATCCCGTTCGCAAGACCATCATCTCGGCGGGATGAACAGGGAGCGATCGGGGCATGAAAGTAGCGGTTTTGGGCAGCGGCATCATCGGAATTTCCAGTGCCTGGTGGCTTAGCCAGGCAGGCCATGAGGTCGTCGTCATTGATCGTTCCACCGGGCCTGCCCAAGAAACCAGCTTGGCCAATGGCTCGCAGATTTCGGTGTCCTATGCCGAACCCTGGGCCAATCC includes:
- the sugE gene encoding quaternary ammonium compound efflux SMR transporter SugE translates to MTWIILVSAGLLEVVWAVGLKYTEGFTRLWPSLITILGMVGSFWLLATAMKTLPLGTAYAVWVGIGTIGAFVAGIVLFGETLNALRVLSVLLIVAGLLGLKLASA
- the panD gene encoding aspartate 1-decarboxylase is translated as MQRIMLRAKLHRVTVTEADLHYEGSCGIDEDLLDAAGMREFERIELYNVTNGERFDTYIIKAARGSGAISLNGAAARRAQVGDLMIICTYGPMSEEESATHKPKVVLVDDANRVKEIRKFPA
- a CDS encoding CDP-6-deoxy-delta-3,4-glucoseen reductase, producing MSFQVTIQPSQHQFQIEPGQTVLDAALAAGIVLPYSCRTGACSTCKGRVVAGEFEAGNTPAQILSPEQLAEGYTLFCQAYAQTDLVIESTEVRLATDIQIRKMPSRVQTITPFAPDVVEIKLQLPASEQFRYYAGQYVEIILKDGRRRSYSMAGAPHKGSPLELHIRHMPGGVFTDHVFGAGATQMKEREILRLEGPFGSFFLREDSDKPIVLLASGTGFAPVKAIVEHMAHKEIRRPVTLYWGGRRPRDLYMSELAQSWADTLPDFRFVPVVSNALEEDAWAGRTGFVHEAVMRDIPDLSAYQVYACGTPLMVDAARREFSTQCGLPEAEFYADSFTSEADLAAKA